A window of the Schlesneria paludicola DSM 18645 genome harbors these coding sequences:
- a CDS encoding DUF1501 domain-containing protein produces MNPARSSIAENAVPLVIPRRTLLQASLFSPATWSIASALRANESRAPERTVIPGGFGQAKRCLLFFMWGGPSQIDTFDPKPNAPDSIRGPFQSISTNVSGINFSENFQLLAQRADKLAVLRSLGHDDPAHLSSGHTVLTGHLPPSNKSDAAPPSNRDTPHIGSVMSRLKPSQGVLPSFVTMPWLAYHPAAPGGQAPGQHGGWLGHQYDPLLAAGDPNTPGWKVPSLSLIEGTSPDRLMRRQDLLASIDTQRRLADSATQSGIMSARQQQAFGLLTSSHVRQAFDLDQETPETRDRYGRNIHGQCALLARRLLDHGVPFVSVNWHNDGQNFWDTHGDNFNRLKNHLIPPADRALSAVLDDLTQAGQLEDTLIVWVGEFGRAPMINASAGREHHPFCYSALMAGGGIKGGQVYGSSDSRAAYPAENPITPHDLVATMYHALGVGPDAVLHDIQNRPHQLVAGQPIRSLFG; encoded by the coding sequence ATGAATCCCGCCCGATCGTCCATCGCTGAGAACGCGGTTCCGTTGGTGATTCCGCGTCGAACGTTATTGCAGGCCAGCCTGTTTAGTCCGGCGACCTGGTCGATTGCGTCGGCGTTGCGTGCGAACGAATCACGGGCGCCGGAGCGAACGGTCATTCCCGGCGGGTTTGGTCAGGCGAAGCGTTGTCTGTTGTTCTTCATGTGGGGCGGGCCCAGTCAGATCGACACGTTCGATCCGAAGCCCAATGCTCCCGATTCGATCCGTGGGCCCTTTCAATCGATTTCGACAAATGTTTCGGGGATCAATTTTTCCGAGAACTTTCAGTTGCTCGCTCAGCGAGCGGACAAGTTGGCGGTGCTGCGATCATTGGGGCATGACGACCCTGCGCACCTGTCGAGCGGACATACCGTTCTGACGGGGCATTTGCCGCCGTCTAACAAGAGCGACGCCGCACCGCCGAGCAACCGCGACACGCCGCACATTGGCAGCGTCATGTCGCGGTTGAAACCGTCGCAAGGAGTGCTACCGTCGTTCGTGACGATGCCGTGGCTGGCCTATCATCCTGCGGCACCAGGCGGACAGGCACCGGGCCAGCATGGTGGGTGGTTGGGACATCAATATGACCCCCTGCTCGCGGCAGGCGATCCCAATACGCCCGGCTGGAAAGTTCCGTCGCTGTCCTTGATTGAGGGAACGTCACCCGACCGATTGATGCGACGTCAGGATTTGCTGGCCTCGATTGATACTCAACGTCGGCTGGCCGACAGCGCCACACAGTCGGGGATCATGTCGGCGCGACAGCAGCAGGCGTTTGGTTTGCTGACGTCATCGCATGTCCGTCAGGCGTTTGACCTGGACCAGGAAACACCCGAAACGCGAGATCGTTATGGTCGAAATATCCACGGACAGTGTGCTTTGCTGGCTCGTCGCTTGCTGGATCACGGCGTTCCATTCGTCTCGGTGAACTGGCACAACGACGGACAGAACTTCTGGGACACGCACGGGGACAACTTTAACCGCCTGAAGAACCACCTGATTCCTCCAGCCGATCGTGCGTTGAGCGCAGTGCTGGACGATTTGACGCAGGCCGGTCAGCTTGAGGACACGCTGATTGTCTGGGTGGGCGAGTTTGGCCGGGCGCCGATGATTAATGCGTCGGCTGGCCGCGAGCACCATCCCTTCTGCTACAGCGCCCTGATGGCCGGTGGCGGCATCAAGGGAGGGCAGGTTTATGGATCGAGCGACAGTCGTGCCGCGTATCCGGCCGAGAATCCGATCACGCCGCACGATCTGGTGGCGACGATGTACCACGCGCTGGGAGTCGGTCCGGATGCGGTGCTGCATGACATCCAGAATCGGCCTCATCAACTGGTCGCGGGGCAGCCGATTCGCAGTCTGTTTGGGTGA
- a CDS encoding YkgJ family cysteine cluster protein — MANPRLELPVLQNWSCHNCGGCCRQHLIEITEAERQRIIDQKWTAADGVRLPVIEWHAGPPWNKRYRLAHQADGGCVFLDDRGLCRIHAKFGEAAKPLACRVYPYAFHPAGKTFAVSLRYSCPSVVANRGTPVIKQAGELRRLGELVIPPGAEKTPPPTLNGRDRVDWPDFLAFCEGLDHTLADPTSPIAVRIGRAVTWTTLMGQSAFETLRGTQIRELIVLLMEAARIDLPAFPENLDEPTALGQLYFRTLVAQYARKDTVADLSAGWMGRWRLFLAIMAFTRGQGEIPPLQSAFKPVPFAALKQTFGPLDPASDEILTRYFRVKIQGLHFCGPAYYDVPFVEGFHSLALMLPVTLWLARWLAAGAGRERLTVEDISTALTIADHHHGYSPALGQLASRRRVRSLAETGDLGRLCLWYAH, encoded by the coding sequence ATGGCGAATCCCCGCCTGGAATTGCCGGTGCTGCAAAATTGGAGTTGCCATAACTGCGGAGGCTGCTGCCGTCAGCACTTAATTGAAATTACCGAGGCCGAACGACAGCGGATCATCGATCAGAAATGGACTGCTGCGGACGGAGTGCGGCTGCCAGTCATCGAATGGCACGCGGGCCCCCCCTGGAACAAACGATACCGGCTGGCTCATCAAGCCGACGGAGGTTGCGTGTTCCTTGATGATCGCGGCCTGTGTCGCATCCATGCGAAATTTGGTGAAGCCGCAAAACCACTGGCCTGTCGCGTTTACCCCTATGCATTTCACCCCGCCGGAAAAACGTTCGCGGTCAGCCTGCGATACAGCTGCCCCTCCGTCGTGGCCAATCGCGGCACTCCGGTCATCAAGCAAGCGGGCGAACTGCGTCGACTGGGCGAGTTGGTGATCCCTCCCGGTGCTGAAAAAACGCCTCCGCCAACTCTCAACGGCCGAGACCGCGTCGATTGGCCTGATTTTCTCGCGTTTTGCGAGGGGCTCGATCACACGCTCGCCGACCCCACCAGCCCGATTGCCGTTCGGATTGGCCGCGCGGTGACCTGGACGACGCTTATGGGGCAGTCGGCATTCGAAACGTTGCGCGGAACGCAGATCCGTGAACTCATCGTACTCCTGATGGAAGCGGCACGCATCGATCTGCCCGCGTTCCCGGAAAACCTTGATGAACCGACCGCGCTCGGGCAGCTTTACTTCCGGACGCTGGTCGCGCAATACGCCCGAAAAGACACCGTGGCCGATTTGTCCGCAGGCTGGATGGGTCGATGGCGGCTCTTCCTAGCCATCATGGCATTCACACGCGGCCAGGGCGAAATCCCCCCCCTGCAATCCGCGTTCAAGCCAGTTCCGTTCGCCGCGCTGAAACAGACTTTTGGACCACTCGATCCCGCCAGCGACGAAATCCTGACGCGATACTTCCGGGTCAAAATTCAAGGTCTCCACTTCTGTGGACCTGCTTACTATGACGTTCCGTTCGTCGAAGGCTTTCACAGCCTGGCCTTGATGTTGCCGGTTACCCTGTGGCTGGCACGCTGGTTGGCAGCGGGAGCTGGACGCGAACGGTTGACGGTGGAAGATATTTCGACCGCACTCACGATCGCCGACCACCATCACGGATATTCACCCGCTCTAGGCCAATTGGCTTCGCGCCGACGAGTCCGCAGCCTGGCTGAAACGGGCGATCTGGGTCGCCTTTGCCTCTGGTACGCCCATTGA
- a CDS encoding TatD family hydrolase: MFYIDPHIHMVSRTTDDYEAMAAAGVRAIIEPAFWQGQPRTEVGAYKDYFSSLVGFERFRAAQFGIRHYCTIGLNSKEANNEPLAEQVMDLLPLFATKEGVVAIGEIGYDDQTATEEKFFRLQLELAKEVDLPVLIHTPHRNKKQGTYRSMDVIEEHGIAPHMVVIDHNNEETYREVLDRGYWCGFTIYPGTKMGNERMVDILRVAGAERVIVDSSADWGKSDPLAVPKTAKLAQERGIPLEQVELACYKNALTAYAQSGQFDEADWLNPQPVDQRTLFQGNSVLRGGQTPRIDDSESANIIR, encoded by the coding sequence ATGTTTTACATCGATCCGCATATCCACATGGTGTCTCGGACGACGGATGACTATGAGGCGATGGCGGCGGCGGGGGTGCGGGCGATTATTGAACCTGCATTCTGGCAGGGACAACCGCGGACGGAAGTCGGGGCGTACAAGGATTATTTCTCGAGCCTGGTGGGGTTTGAGCGGTTCCGTGCGGCTCAGTTTGGGATTCGGCACTATTGCACGATCGGACTGAATTCCAAGGAAGCCAACAACGAACCCTTGGCCGAGCAGGTGATGGATCTGTTGCCGCTGTTCGCGACGAAGGAAGGTGTCGTGGCGATCGGCGAGATTGGCTATGACGATCAGACGGCGACCGAAGAAAAGTTCTTCCGACTGCAGCTCGAGCTGGCGAAAGAAGTTGATCTGCCCGTGCTGATTCATACGCCTCATCGCAACAAGAAGCAGGGGACGTATCGCAGCATGGATGTGATCGAAGAGCACGGGATCGCTCCGCACATGGTGGTGATCGATCACAATAATGAAGAGACCTATCGCGAAGTCCTGGACCGCGGTTACTGGTGTGGATTCACGATCTATCCCGGAACCAAAATGGGCAACGAGCGGATGGTCGATATACTCAGAGTGGCTGGTGCCGAACGGGTGATCGTCGACAGTTCAGCGGATTGGGGAAAGTCCGATCCGTTGGCAGTTCCGAAAACGGCGAAGCTGGCACAGGAACGCGGTATCCCGCTCGAGCAAGTGGAACTCGCCTGCTACAAGAATGCGCTGACGGCGTATGCTCAGAGCGGCCAATTCGACGAAGCCGACTGGCTGAATCCTCAACCCGTCGATCAGCGGACGCTGTTTCAAGGCAACAGCGTGTTGCGCGGGGGGCAGACGCCACGCATTGACGACAGCGAATCGGCGAACATTATTCGTTAG
- a CDS encoding O-antigen ligase family protein: MATDLCLATTLLAVSIGFGGRMAHGQLALVIGASVTATCWALYQFISSSARWTFTGSEWLWLAGILLGLVQIIPMPEGWMMSLAPRIKDVIPLWFQSEFTDYLHVKWNQLSLAPWETSSGLATFVSYALLFFVIVQRMRTVKDVELGLCGVALASAAMMLFAQLQYLTSNSKFFWVYEHPYMTTDTYPLGCFTNRNHLAQFLVLGTAPAIWWLVRRMNQQELDRVERRGMPATMHAVAVALLLACLGGIVLTVLMTLSRGGLMAIFLSSFVVAILLCRMGLASMKVGTAMIVVGGLACIFLSYSKYETIFASRLEQNTGRQEIWQANIQVAKDFPILGTGVGTHADAYRLHIVTAEDDGLEYSHAECGYLQIASETGLIGLSICLLMIVTSFWWCFAALRNSDTNASSCAAAILASLVANVAHAAVDFFWYAPSCVILLIVQLACAVRLARLARQANGSAAESWPLPRLVTALGTCALIPVFVWMFDQKLPSALAEPHRIDCILMGRNDEEGWTDEEKLESSQRRLKSALQAAKLDPRDAKLQEVAALVTLQHFEQKQMCSDNSMSASMLRDTIKASNFESAKAANDWLSRAIGPNVKLLRMASNFVKKSLKNGPMRAKSYVMLTELNFLDRLENAEFTQLCLDQSLTLRPRDAETMYLVGKAKMQEGEVEQAMKYWTRAFERSRSVQERIVEVLASEVSPEYFDEEFHPDWKGYEFICKAFFKNGREPESRQAQRLMIHKGIAKAKTETSDEEFETMLYSIGNTCREMGDFAIAADVLTVAAQRVPHSYTIRYRLGLDLYQSGQVPEAADHLQWCAAREPGNQALQKLAMQCVADRIKRNGAAGRNDRQIEQTGLQHESLR; encoded by the coding sequence ATGGCGACCGATCTGTGCCTGGCGACGACGTTGCTTGCGGTTTCGATCGGATTCGGCGGACGCATGGCTCACGGGCAACTGGCCCTGGTCATTGGTGCGTCTGTGACGGCGACCTGTTGGGCCTTGTACCAATTCATTTCGTCTTCGGCACGGTGGACATTCACGGGCAGTGAATGGTTGTGGCTGGCGGGGATTTTGCTGGGGCTGGTTCAGATCATTCCGATGCCCGAAGGTTGGATGATGTCGCTGGCGCCGCGGATCAAAGACGTGATCCCGCTGTGGTTTCAATCTGAGTTCACCGACTACCTGCATGTGAAATGGAATCAGTTGTCGTTGGCGCCGTGGGAGACCTCGTCGGGGTTGGCGACCTTCGTCTCGTATGCGCTACTGTTTTTTGTCATCGTGCAGCGGATGCGGACGGTCAAGGATGTCGAGCTTGGGCTCTGCGGTGTGGCACTTGCCAGCGCGGCCATGATGCTTTTCGCCCAATTGCAGTATTTGACGAGCAACAGCAAGTTCTTCTGGGTGTACGAGCATCCGTACATGACGACCGACACCTATCCTTTGGGCTGCTTCACCAATCGCAATCACTTGGCGCAATTTCTGGTTCTGGGAACCGCACCGGCGATCTGGTGGCTGGTGCGCCGGATGAATCAGCAAGAGCTTGACCGGGTGGAACGCCGGGGGATGCCTGCGACGATGCACGCGGTTGCTGTCGCGTTATTGCTGGCATGCCTGGGCGGAATCGTGTTGACGGTCTTGATGACGCTGTCGCGCGGTGGGTTGATGGCGATCTTTTTAAGTTCGTTTGTCGTGGCGATTTTGTTGTGCCGAATGGGACTGGCGTCGATGAAGGTCGGAACCGCGATGATCGTGGTTGGGGGGCTGGCCTGTATCTTTCTTTCGTATTCGAAGTACGAGACGATTTTCGCGAGTCGTTTGGAGCAAAATACAGGACGGCAAGAAATCTGGCAGGCCAACATCCAGGTCGCGAAAGATTTTCCGATCCTGGGAACTGGTGTGGGTACGCATGCGGATGCGTACCGGCTTCATATCGTCACAGCCGAGGATGATGGACTCGAATATTCCCACGCCGAATGCGGCTACCTGCAGATTGCGTCGGAGACCGGGTTGATCGGACTTTCGATCTGTTTATTGATGATCGTGACCAGTTTCTGGTGGTGCTTTGCGGCGCTCCGAAACAGTGATACCAACGCGTCGTCCTGCGCGGCCGCCATTCTGGCGAGTCTGGTCGCCAACGTCGCGCACGCGGCGGTGGACTTTTTCTGGTACGCGCCGTCGTGCGTGATTCTGTTGATCGTGCAATTGGCCTGTGCCGTTCGCCTGGCGCGATTGGCTCGTCAGGCGAACGGCTCTGCCGCCGAATCCTGGCCGCTGCCGCGTCTGGTGACCGCCCTGGGGACATGCGCCCTGATTCCGGTGTTCGTCTGGATGTTCGATCAGAAGTTGCCATCGGCTCTCGCCGAACCACACCGGATCGATTGCATCCTGATGGGGCGGAATGATGAAGAAGGATGGACGGATGAAGAGAAGCTCGAGAGCAGTCAGCGGCGGCTGAAGTCCGCGTTGCAGGCGGCAAAACTGGATCCACGCGATGCCAAGTTGCAGGAAGTGGCGGCGCTGGTGACGTTGCAGCACTTCGAGCAGAAGCAGATGTGTTCGGACAATTCGATGTCGGCCAGCATGCTGCGCGACACGATCAAAGCGTCGAACTTTGAATCGGCGAAAGCGGCGAACGACTGGCTGTCGCGGGCGATCGGTCCGAATGTGAAGCTGCTGCGAATGGCCAGCAATTTTGTGAAAAAGTCGTTGAAGAACGGCCCCATGCGGGCGAAGTCGTACGTGATGCTGACGGAGCTGAATTTTCTGGACCGATTGGAAAACGCCGAATTCACGCAACTGTGTCTGGATCAATCGCTGACCTTGCGACCGCGTGATGCAGAAACCATGTATCTGGTTGGCAAAGCGAAGATGCAGGAAGGCGAAGTCGAACAGGCGATGAAGTACTGGACGCGCGCCTTCGAACGCAGTCGTTCTGTTCAGGAACGAATCGTCGAAGTGCTGGCCAGTGAAGTGTCGCCTGAATACTTTGACGAGGAGTTCCACCCCGATTGGAAAGGGTACGAATTCATCTGTAAGGCCTTTTTCAAAAACGGCCGCGAGCCAGAATCGCGACAGGCACAGCGGTTGATGATCCACAAAGGAATTGCGAAGGCGAAAACGGAGACCTCTGACGAGGAATTCGAAACCATGTTGTACTCGATCGGGAACACTTGTCGGGAGATGGGAGACTTTGCAATCGCGGCCGATGTGCTGACCGTTGCGGCGCAACGCGTGCCGCATAGCTATACGATCCGGTATCGCCTGGGGTTGGATTTATACCAGTCGGGTCAGGTGCCCGAAGCCGCCGACCATCTGCAATGGTGTGCCGCGCGCGAACCTGGAAATCAGGCTTTGCAGAAGCTCGCCATGCAATGCGTTGCCGATCGAATCAAACGCAACGGGGCCGCCGGGCGGAACGATCGACAGATCGAGCAAACGGGTCTGCAGCACGAGTCATTGCGGTAG
- a CDS encoding metallophosphoesterase produces the protein MTLRPQQRLAAGVIVFDDASEFSLQVDFMTMPSLKTKIQGPIAVIGDLHGQVSKLQVLLNRLRQLPDYQQRWIIFIGDFVDRGPDPKTGIDIFLELLKEHPKTTAIMGNHEFAMCSALGWFPETEGSLWSSRWVEHYDSETTFDSYGAAIGNLAELNTMVPAAHRELLVNLPWCVEHPQLLFVHAGLDPNIPFNVQLRILQQRDFSLNRPQWLSEKSFVNMDPPSDCPFTLVSGHVKVDDVVIRPRRILVDTTGGDSGDLSCVLMPERRVLTSGTNEAATSVTGDAQGKKPAKGSSWWKIWG, from the coding sequence ATGACGCTCCGGCCGCAGCAAAGACTGGCCGCCGGAGTCATCGTTTTCGACGATGCGAGCGAGTTTTCTTTGCAGGTTGATTTTATGACGATGCCGAGCCTCAAAACCAAGATCCAGGGTCCCATTGCCGTTATCGGCGACCTTCATGGTCAAGTCAGCAAACTGCAGGTCTTGCTGAATCGCCTGCGCCAACTGCCCGACTACCAGCAACGCTGGATCATCTTCATCGGTGACTTCGTGGATCGCGGCCCCGATCCCAAAACGGGGATCGACATCTTCCTGGAACTGCTCAAAGAGCATCCGAAGACGACCGCCATCATGGGCAATCACGAATTCGCCATGTGCTCGGCGCTGGGTTGGTTTCCGGAGACTGAAGGGTCACTGTGGAGCAGTCGCTGGGTCGAACACTACGATTCAGAAACCACTTTCGATTCGTACGGAGCCGCGATTGGCAATCTCGCGGAATTGAACACGATGGTGCCCGCCGCACATCGCGAACTGCTCGTCAATCTTCCCTGGTGCGTTGAACACCCCCAACTGTTGTTCGTCCACGCCGGCCTTGACCCCAACATCCCCTTCAACGTCCAATTGCGCATTCTTCAGCAGCGTGATTTCTCGCTGAATCGCCCCCAGTGGCTCTCCGAGAAATCATTCGTCAACATGGACCCGCCCTCCGATTGCCCCTTCACACTCGTCTCGGGCCATGTGAAAGTCGACGACGTGGTGATCCGCCCCCGCCGCATCCTGGTTGACACGACAGGCGGGGACAGCGGCGACCTCAGCTGCGTGCTGATGCCCGAACGCCGCGTCCTGACCTCCGGCACCAACGAAGCCGCGACAAGCGTGACCGGCGACGCCCAAGGTAAGAAACCCGCCAAGGGCTCAAGCTGGTGGAAGATCTGGGGCTAG
- a CDS encoding DUF1573 domain-containing protein: MSDLEQRIKGFRLSIPKSDFGLLLLSLVVLFVLVVGFAWIRTGSPTLVWPWLQGLHVVFEPRELVFDGLTVGKVRTSKFRVTNISSSNVTLLGIESSCACISLDQFPKSIEPGGVGTLDVVLQPRAAGTFHRKVRVFTDVEGEPPALLTIVGTVN; encoded by the coding sequence ATGAGTGATCTCGAACAACGCATCAAGGGCTTTCGCCTCTCAATCCCCAAGAGTGACTTTGGATTGCTTTTGTTGTCGCTTGTTGTGTTATTTGTGCTTGTTGTAGGTTTTGCCTGGATTCGAACGGGATCTCCAACTCTTGTCTGGCCCTGGCTTCAAGGCCTTCATGTCGTCTTTGAGCCACGTGAGCTGGTCTTTGATGGGCTGACCGTTGGCAAAGTTCGTACATCTAAATTCCGAGTGACGAATATCTCATCATCAAATGTGACTCTACTTGGTATCGAGAGTAGTTGCGCATGTATTTCCCTTGATCAATTCCCTAAGAGCATCGAGCCCGGGGGGGTGGGAACGTTGGACGTGGTTCTGCAACCACGGGCAGCGGGTACATTTCACCGAAAAGTGCGCGTGTTCACCGATGTGGAAGGTGAACCCCCGGCACTCCTGACAATTGTTGGGACTGTGAATTGA
- a CDS encoding tetratricopeptide repeat protein: MRRLACVLFLGCFLGCSNAPAPSSTAEAPASKASTVPANIVAQFERGEFSIAIDALDTLIAASPNDGELYAFRATAHQRLGHHREAVADLDHAIALNERDANLLNNRGFIRMGLGQFTEAMQDFDQALEVSPKYKNAFNNRGLLYIAQQQFPEAIEQFNHALGIDSRYTDAYNNRGFAEFEAGQIGAAIEDFNIALQLNPDYVNAYNNRGLLRARAGDYENAVADFTQAMLIDPLNYKYYEHRRDVYEKQGAFDRSQADEKKMAWIIEYHRLTTRIGGSTNPASDLTQRAKHFLRIEDLDKALTDLDRALELNPQSADALATRAGVHIQRKSTDAAKADAEASLAIAPNEDAYSVLGDVYLAAKDFDRAIEHFARARRIDSSVAEAYYARSRVLEKQGQTEQAQSNLDQALALDPDVENRLR; the protein is encoded by the coding sequence ATGCGACGACTAGCATGCGTTTTGTTCTTGGGTTGTTTCCTGGGCTGCAGCAATGCTCCTGCCCCCAGCAGCACGGCCGAGGCCCCGGCTTCCAAAGCCAGCACGGTCCCCGCGAATATCGTGGCCCAATTTGAGCGCGGCGAATTCTCGATCGCGATCGATGCCCTGGACACATTGATTGCCGCGTCACCCAATGACGGCGAACTCTATGCCTTCCGCGCCACGGCCCATCAACGATTGGGACACCACCGCGAAGCCGTCGCAGACCTCGATCACGCGATTGCCTTGAACGAACGCGATGCCAACCTGCTCAACAATCGCGGGTTTATCCGGATGGGGCTCGGACAGTTCACCGAAGCGATGCAGGATTTCGATCAAGCGCTGGAAGTATCCCCCAAGTACAAAAATGCCTTCAACAATCGGGGACTGCTCTACATCGCCCAGCAACAGTTCCCCGAAGCGATCGAACAGTTCAATCACGCGCTGGGAATCGATTCCCGTTATACCGATGCGTACAACAATCGGGGTTTCGCCGAATTCGAAGCGGGACAAATTGGCGCGGCGATTGAAGACTTTAACATCGCCTTGCAACTAAATCCCGACTACGTCAACGCCTACAACAATCGCGGCCTATTGCGAGCCCGTGCCGGAGACTACGAGAATGCGGTCGCCGATTTCACCCAGGCCATGCTGATTGATCCGCTGAATTACAAATATTACGAGCATCGTCGCGATGTCTACGAGAAACAGGGGGCGTTCGATCGATCGCAGGCCGACGAAAAGAAAATGGCCTGGATCATCGAATATCACCGCCTGACGACACGAATCGGAGGTTCGACGAATCCGGCCAGCGACCTGACCCAGCGCGCGAAACATTTCCTGCGGATCGAGGATCTCGACAAAGCCCTGACCGATCTGGATCGGGCTCTGGAGCTCAATCCCCAGTCAGCGGACGCATTGGCGACACGCGCCGGTGTTCACATCCAACGTAAGTCCACGGACGCCGCGAAAGCAGACGCCGAAGCATCGCTCGCGATCGCACCAAACGAAGATGCTTATTCCGTTTTGGGTGATGTTTATCTGGCAGCGAAAGACTTCGACCGCGCCATCGAGCACTTCGCGCGGGCTCGACGGATCGACAGCAGCGTCGCCGAGGCGTATTACGCACGCTCCAGGGTCCTTGAGAAACAAGGACAAACGGAGCAGGCCCAGTCCAATCTCGATCAGGCACTCGCGCTCGATCCGGATGTGGAAAACCGCTTGCGTTAA
- a CDS encoding aldose epimerase family protein — translation MQPVHFHGFTKGLLLCGWLTIVGCEGSVGKPLSPADRAAKSTNETQSTEETMLTVQSEPFGQTEDGQPITGFSLRNHHGMKVGLINRGGIITSVEVPDRKGEFANVTLHFSDPAEYLVNGPYFGGVCGRYANRIAHGKFSLDGTEYQLATNGDHHLHGGKEHFMRKLWKAETFQTDKVVGVKMIYTSPDMEENYPGTLKSVVTYTLNDDNELTIDYEATTDKPTILNLTNHAYWNLSGADGSLVLDHDLTLFCDKYLIVDEGSIPTGEQAPVAGTCMDFLKPQKIGARIDQTVNGAGGYDHCYVVNGKPGELRPTAKIVDPKSGRVMEISTTEPGVQFYTGNHLKGTPETGNAPKHGAFCLETQHFPDSPNHPDFPTTRLNPGEKYTQKTVHKFSVAK, via the coding sequence ATGCAACCCGTTCACTTTCATGGATTCACGAAAGGGCTTCTCCTTTGCGGTTGGTTGACGATCGTCGGATGCGAGGGAAGCGTCGGAAAACCGTTATCACCTGCCGACCGCGCGGCCAAATCGACAAACGAAACTCAATCCACGGAAGAGACTATGCTGACTGTGCAAAGTGAACCTTTTGGTCAAACCGAAGATGGCCAGCCGATCACCGGCTTCAGCCTGCGAAATCATCATGGGATGAAAGTTGGTTTGATCAACCGAGGCGGCATCATCACGTCGGTGGAAGTGCCTGATCGGAAGGGCGAATTTGCCAACGTCACATTGCACTTTTCCGATCCCGCCGAATATCTCGTCAATGGCCCTTACTTTGGTGGGGTTTGCGGGCGTTATGCCAATCGGATTGCTCACGGCAAGTTTTCGCTCGATGGAACCGAGTATCAACTCGCGACGAACGGCGATCATCATTTGCACGGCGGCAAAGAGCACTTCATGCGGAAGTTGTGGAAGGCGGAAACGTTTCAGACCGACAAAGTCGTCGGGGTCAAAATGATCTACACCAGTCCCGACATGGAAGAAAACTATCCGGGAACATTGAAGTCGGTCGTGACGTATACCCTGAATGACGACAACGAACTGACGATTGATTACGAGGCGACGACCGACAAGCCGACGATTCTGAATCTGACGAATCATGCCTATTGGAACTTGTCAGGCGCCGACGGCAGCCTCGTCTTGGATCACGATCTCACGCTGTTCTGCGACAAGTATTTGATCGTCGACGAGGGGTCCATTCCCACGGGTGAACAGGCACCAGTTGCGGGCACGTGTATGGATTTCTTGAAGCCTCAGAAGATCGGAGCCCGAATCGATCAAACGGTGAACGGTGCCGGTGGGTATGATCATTGTTACGTTGTGAATGGAAAGCCCGGCGAACTGCGTCCAACGGCGAAGATTGTCGATCCGAAATCGGGTCGCGTGATGGAGATTTCGACCACCGAGCCCGGCGTGCAGTTTTACACGGGCAATCATCTGAAGGGCACACCCGAGACCGGCAACGCTCCGAAACACGGTGCCTTCTGTCTCGAGACACAGCACTTCCCAGACAGCCCGAACCATCCTGATTTCCCTACGACGCGGCTGAACCCCGGCGAAAAGTACACCCAGAAGACGGTCCACAAGTTTTCCGTGGCCAAGTGA